Proteins from a single region of Thunnus albacares chromosome 14, fThuAlb1.1, whole genome shotgun sequence:
- the LOC122997606 gene encoding calcineurin subunit B type 1 encodes MGNEASYPLEMCSHFDADEIKRLGKRFKKLDLDNSGSLSVEEFMSLPELQQNPLVQRVIDIFDTDGNGEVDFKEFIEGVSQFSVKGDKEQKLRFAFRIYDMDKDGYISNGELFQVLKMMVGNNLKDTQLQQIVDKTIINADKDGDGRISFEEFCAVVGGLDIHKKMVVDV; translated from the exons TCGATGCTGATGAGATTAAGAGGCTAGGGAAGAGGTTTAAGAAACTCGACCTAGATAACTCCGGCTCGCTCAGCGTGGAGGAGTTCATGTCGCTGCCGGAGCTACAACAGAACCCGCTGGTGCAAAGGGTTATCGACATATTCGACACGGACGGGAACGGAGAGGTGGACTTTAAAG AGTTCATCGAGGGAGTCTCGCAGTTCAGCGTCAAGGGAGACAAGGAGCAGAAGCTTCGGT TCGCTTTCAGGATCTACGACATGGACAAGGATGGCTACATCTCCAACGGCGAGCTCTTCCAGGTGCTGAAGATGATGGTAGGCAACAACCTGAAGGACACGCAGCTCCAGCAGATCGTGGACAAGACCATTATCAACGCAGACAAGGACGGAGACGGCAGGATATCCTTTGAAGAGTTCTGTGCA GTGGTCGGCGGTCTCGATATACACAAAAAGATGGTGGTGGACGTGTGA
- the pno1 gene encoding RNA-binding protein PNO1, whose amino-acid sequence MDPDTNTAPDTGAAAETIDDTDSFTKVKSKKTQKRKREHDGADMDMEEPTASKRPQFPPISGDKLKGPDEMRKIAVPAHRYTPLKENWLKIFTPIVENLQLQVRFNLKTRNVEIKTCKETQDIAALTKAADFVKAFVLGFQVEDALALLRLDELFLESFDVTDVKPLKGDHLSRAIGRIAGKGGKTKFTIENVTKTRIVLAETKVHLLGSFQNIKMARTAICNLILGSPPSKVYGNIRVVASRTAERF is encoded by the exons ATGGATCCTGATACAAATACAGCCCCGGACACTGGCGCTGCCGCGGAGACAATAGATGACACGGACTCTTTCACAAAAGTGAAGTCGAAAAAGACTCAGAAACGAAAACGTGAACACGACGGAGCGGACATGGACATGGAGGAGCCCACAGCCAGCAAGCGGCCGCAGTTTCCTCCAATTTCAGGCGACAAACTGAAG ggacCAGACGAGATGCGTAAAATCGCCGTCCCAGCTCACAGATACACCCCGCTGAAAGAAAACTGGCTGAAGATCTTCACTCCCATCGTAGAGAACCTGCAGCTTCAAGTCAGATTCAACCTCAAAACTCGTAATGTTGAAATCAAA acatGCAAAGAGACACAGGACATCGCCGCGCTCACAAAAGCAGCAGATTTTGTTAAAGCGTTTGTTCTGGGATTCCAGGTTGAA GATGCCCTAGCACTCCTCAGATTAGATGAGCTTTTCCTAGAAAGCTTTGATGTCACAGACG TGAAACCTCTGAAGGGAGACCACTTATCCAGAGCCATCGGAAGAATAGCAGGGAAGGGAGGAAAAACCAAATTCACCATTGAAAACGTCACAAAGACTCGCATTGTGTTAGCAGAAAC AAAAGTTCACCTATTAGGATCATTCCAGAATATTAAGATGGCCCGGACGGCGATATGTAACTTGATCTTAG GAAGTCCACCCTCAAAGGTCTATGGCAACATCAGGGTGGTGGCCAGCAGGACTGCTGAGAGATTCTGA
- the dnaaf10 gene encoding dynein axonemal assembly factor 10, with the protein MSSPLSKPQIIAHIQKSLNYTVFDSKWIPCSAKFVCLGNFPRGTGVMQIYEVQRGEAQLIKEVEKPKPIKCGTFGATSLQQRHIATGDFDGNLNIWNLEMPEVPVYTVKAHKEIVNSIDGVGGLGIGDGAPEIVTGSRDGTVKVWDPRQKDSPVANMEPMEGETKRDCWTVAFGNAFNDQDRCVCAGYDNGDIKLFDLRNMSLRWETNIKNGVCCVEFDRKDINMNKLVATSLEGKFQVFDMRTQHPTKGFASVSEKAHKSTIWQVRHLPQNRDIFMTAGGAGNIHLWKYEYPAQRSKKDSDDVNVGVAGSVNLLQNVTLSTQPIASLDWSPDKQGLCVCSGFDQSVRVLIVTKLNTV; encoded by the exons ATGTCATCGCCACTGTCGAAACCTCAGATAATTGCGCATATTCAGAAAAGTTTGAACTACACAGTGTTTGACAGTAAATGGATTCCCTGCAGCGCGAAGTTTGTCTGCCTCGGGAACTTTCCGAGGGGAACCGGGGTGATGCAAATATACGAAGTTCAGCGCGGAGAGGCTCAGCTTATCAAGGAG GTAGAGAAGCCTAAACCCATAAAGTGTGGGACATTCGGAGCCACCTCTCTGCAACAAAGACACATAGCAACTGGGGATTTTGATGGAAATCTCAACATATG GAATCTGGAGATGCCTGAAGTGCCAGTGTACACTGTAAAGGCCCACAAAGAGATAGTGAATAGTATCGATGGTGTTGGAGGCCTGGGGATTGGCGACGGTGCACCTGAGATAGTCACTGGAAGCAGAGACG GGACAGTGAAGGTGTGGGATCCTCGACAGAAGGATTCACCTGTAGCCAACATGGAGCCTATGGAAGGAGAAACCAAGAGGGACTGCTGGACTGTTGCATTTG GTAATGCCTTCAACGATCAAGaccgctgtgtgtgtgctggctaCGACAACGGAGATATCAAACTCTTTGACCTGCGGAATATGTCTCTACGGTGGGAGACCAACATTAAAAATGGG GTATGCTGTGTGGAGTTCGACAGGAAAGACATCAACATGAACAAACTGGTAGCCACCTCACTGGAGGGAAAATTCCAAGTCTTTGACATGAGGACCCAGCACCCCACCAAGGGCTTCGCCTCTGTTTCCGAAAAG gcTCATAAATCAACCATCTGGCAGGTGAGACATTTACCTCAAAACAGAGACATCTTTATGACTGCAGGGGGAGCAGGCAATATACATCTATGGAAATA CGAGTATCCCGCTCAGAGAAGCAAGAAGGACTCGGATGATGTGAACGTGGGCGTAGCCGGCTCTGTCAACCTCTTACAGAACGTCACTCTGTCCACTCAGCCAATCGCCAGTCTGGACTGGAGCCCCGACAAGCagggcctgtgtgtgtgttcaggcttTGATCAGTCTGTGCGTGTGCTCATCGTCACTAAACTCAACACGGTGTGA